A stretch of DNA from Thermanaerosceptrum fracticalcis:
AAGGCCTGCTCAAGGTAAGAAGAGGAGTAAAAGGGCTGGAATTAAGTATGGAAGGTCATCGTTGGCTGGGAGCTTTGTCCTGATTGAACTGGAAAAGGGAAGAAAAGGGATGGAAAAGGGAAGGTAATGGCCTTCCCTTTTTTGTCGGGAAAAACGTGTAAAATTGGCAAAAGGGCGTAAATGACTGCCGTTCTGGGTTATTAAGAACGCTTTTAAAACTGGCACGAATATTGCATTTAGAAAAAGAAACTAATACCAAGGAGGGGTCAAATGTGCAAGAAAAAGCAAAAAAACAGCCGTCTTTAGGAATTTCACTGCTGCCCATTATTTTTGCCGTCGCTTTATTGTTTTACGGAGTAGGTATTCTCCGGGCCAATGCCGCCATCATGCTTCTCATTATTTCCATGTTTGTTACTTTTCTGAGTGTGTTTCACCTGGGCTTTACCTGGGAAGAATTGTTGGAGAAGGGGATCAGGCCTACCATTGACAGGGCCATGGGTGCCATCTTAATCCTTATCATGGTTGGTCCTCTGGTAGGAGCCTGGCTCATTTCCGGGACCATTCCCTATTTTATCTACCTGGGCATGAAGATCTTAACGCCCAAAACCTTCCTGGTATCTGCCACCGTGTTATGTGCCATCTCTTCCATTATGACGGGTACCTCCTGGGGAACAGCCGCCACTCTGGGCGTAGCCCTTATGGGTGTGGCCTATGGCCTAGGCGTTCCCTTGCCCGTGGCAGCCGGAGCCATTGTGGTCGGTTCTTACCTGGGAGATAAAATGAGCCCTATTTCCGACACCACCATTTTAGCCGCTGCCACTGCGGAAGTGGACATCTTTGATCACATCAGGTCCATGCTCTGGACCACCCTGCCCGCCTTTTTAATCTCTTTAGTGGTCTATCAGGTGTTCAGTTTCAAAATATCCGGCGAAATTGATTACAGCCGCATTAACCAGTTATTAAACGGGATAGACGCCACCTTTAACCTGAACCCCTTACTGCTTTTACCGCCTGTAGTTGTCTTTTACCTATCTTACAAAAAAGTACCCAGTATTCCTGCCCTCTGGATCGGTACGGTTATCGCCATGATTTTGGCCTGGACTGTCCAGGGTGCCGGTTTTAAGGAAGTTATTACAGCCATGTACAGCGGTGGCAATTTCAAAACGTCTATTCCCGAACTAAATAACCTCCTGAACCGCGGCGGCATAACCAGTATGGTTTCTTCCATTGCTACCGTTTTTATGGCCTATATCTTTGCCGGTGAGATGGAGTATACCGGAATGTTGGGTAAAATACTGGATTCTATCAAGGAATCCTTTATTAAAGGAAAAGTTGGTAACCTCATCTTCTCCACCTCATTAACGGGTATTTTAACAGGTCTGGTTACAGGCAACTCTTACTTGAGCATTATCGTGCCGGGAAGAATTTATCATCCGGTCTTCAAAGAATTTGGTATTAAACTGAATGTTTTATCCAGGACCACAGAAGATTCGGGTACCGTGGTGGTACCTCTCATTC
This window harbors:
- the nhaC gene encoding Na+/H+ antiporter NhaC, whose product is MQEKAKKQPSLGISLLPIIFAVALLFYGVGILRANAAIMLLIISMFVTFLSVFHLGFTWEELLEKGIRPTIDRAMGAILILIMVGPLVGAWLISGTIPYFIYLGMKILTPKTFLVSATVLCAISSIMTGTSWGTAATLGVALMGVAYGLGVPLPVAAGAIVVGSYLGDKMSPISDTTILAAATAEVDIFDHIRSMLWTTLPAFLISLVVYQVFSFKISGEIDYSRINQLLNGIDATFNLNPLLLLPPVVVFYLSYKKVPSIPALWIGTVIAMILAWTVQGAGFKEVITAMYSGGNFKTSIPELNNLLNRGGITSMVSSIATVFMAYIFAGEMEYTGMLGKILDSIKESFIKGKVGNLIFSTSLTGILTGLVTGNSYLSIIVPGRIYHPVFKEFGIKLNVLSRTTEDSGTVVVPLIPWSAAGVYMAATLGVPTQAYAPWAVMCYLGFIIAWLYGYTGKAIWKQRETKRENSVAM